A window of Hevea brasiliensis isolate MT/VB/25A 57/8 unplaced genomic scaffold, ASM3005281v1 Scaf232, whole genome shotgun sequence contains these coding sequences:
- the LOC110634347 gene encoding uncharacterized protein At5g03900, chloroplastic isoform X1: MASMSTCFTVSAKSRILHSHPMVISKPSFRLKPPDSFTNIQPLHSSRIPFKFANSRVSAAFVRASIDVPAGIRPGGVVESDKLSADVRKRTMEAVDVCGGRVTVGDVASRAGLNLNQAQKALQAVAADTDGFLEVSDEGDVLYVFPKDYRSKLTAKSFRMKVEPLFDKAKATAEYLIRVSFGTALIASIVIVYTTIIALLSSRSEEDHRGRRGGRSYDSGFTFYFSPTDLFWYWDPYYYRRRQVQIDDDGKMNFIESVFSFVFGDGDPNQGIEEERWKLIGQYISSNGGVVTAEELAPYLDIQTTEQITNDESYILPVLLRFDGQPEIDEEGNILYRFPTLQRTASSQRSRRKEYVGRRWADWVGIEKFFREKKWQFSKTGASEKAMVIGLGGANLFGVIILGAMLKDIAVTPSGLIKFVSGIFPLLQIYAGSFFAIPLIRWFLVRKRNADIEKRNQAREQVARSLELPDPSLKQKLLSARDMAQKTVIGKDRIVYSTDRDIIEQDVEAQEWDRRFREIDKSQ; the protein is encoded by the exons ATGGCTTCGATGTCCACCTGCTTCACTGTGTCCGCCAAATCTCGCATCCTACATTCTCATCCAATGGTCATTTCAAAACCCTCATTTCGCCTTAAACCTCCCGATTCTTTTACTAATATTCAACCACTTCATTCCTCCAGAATTCCTTTCAAATTTGCCAACTCTAGGGTTTCTGCGGCCTTCGTCAGGGCGAGCATTGATGTACCCGCCGGAATTAGGCCCGGAGGTGTCGTGGAGAGCGATAAATTGTCGGCTGATGTCAGGAAGCGAACGATGGAAGCTGTTGATGTTTGTGGAGGGAGGGTTACGGTAGGGGATGTGGCTAGCAGGGCTGGACTTAACTTGAATCAAGCTCAAAAGGCTCTCCAGGCTGTTGCTGCTGATACCGATGGCTTTCTAGAG GTTTCAGATGAAGGTGATGTGCTTTACGTTTTTCCTAAAGATTACCGCTCAAAGCTTACAGCAAAGTCATTTAGGATGAAAGTTGAACCGTTGTTTGATAAGGCGAAG GCCACTGCTGAATATCTTATTAGGGTATCCTTTGGAACAGCACTAATTGCTTCAATAGTTATTGTTTATACGACTATAATCGCTCTCCTTTCAAGTAGAAG TGAAGAAGACCATCGTGGAAGACGTGGAGGCAGATCGTATGACTCAGGATTCACCTTTTACTTTAGTCCTACTGatctattttg GTACTGGGATCCATATTACTATAGGAGGCGACAAGTACAAATAGATGATGATGGAAAGATGAACTTCATTGAATCT GTCTTCTCATTTGTGTTTGGGGATGGTGATCCTAACCAAGGAATTGAAGAAGAGAGGTGGAAGTTG ATTGGACAATATATTTCATCCAATGGTGGTGTCGTCACAGCTGAAGAACTTGCACCATATCTTGATATACAGACTACTGAGCAAATTACA AATGATGAGTCATATATTTTACCAGTTCTTCTACGATTTGATGGTCAGCCAGAAATTGATGAAGAG GGAAATATTCTGTACCGATTTCCTACACTTCAGCGTACAGCTTCTTCTCAGAGAAGTAGGAGAAAGGAATATGTAGGCAGGAGATGGGCGGATTGGGTTGGGATTGAGAAGTTTTTCAGGGAGAAAAAATGGCAATTCAG TAAGACTGGTGCATCAGAGAAAGCAATGGTCATTGGATTGGGTGGGGCTAACCTGTTTGGAGTCATTATTCTGGGAGCCATGTTAAA GGATATTGCTGTTACACCAAGTGGATTAATTAAATTTGTTTCTGGCATATTTCCTCTACTTCAG ATATATGCTGGTTCTTTCTTTGCTATTCCTTTGATCCGCTGGTTCCTCGTTCGCAAGAGGAATGCTGATATAGAGAAAAGAAATCAAGCAAGGGAACAAGTTGCTCGATCGCTTGAACTTCCTGATCCTTCACTAAAACAGAAG CTTCTGAGTGCTCGGGATATGGCCCAAAAGACAGTGATAGGGAAGGACCGCATTGTCTATAGTACTGACAGGGACATAATTGAGCAAGATGTTGAGGCCCAAGAATGGGATAGGAGATTCCGAGAGATTGACAAGTCACAATGA
- the LOC110634347 gene encoding uncharacterized protein At5g03900, chloroplastic isoform X2, with the protein MEAVDVCGGRVTVGDVASRAGLNLNQAQKALQAVAADTDGFLEVSDEGDVLYVFPKDYRSKLTAKSFRMKVEPLFDKAKATAEYLIRVSFGTALIASIVIVYTTIIALLSSRSEEDHRGRRGGRSYDSGFTFYFSPTDLFWYWDPYYYRRRQVQIDDDGKMNFIESVFSFVFGDGDPNQGIEEERWKLIGQYISSNGGVVTAEELAPYLDIQTTEQITNDESYILPVLLRFDGQPEIDEEGNILYRFPTLQRTASSQRSRRKEYVGRRWADWVGIEKFFREKKWQFSKTGASEKAMVIGLGGANLFGVIILGAMLKDIAVTPSGLIKFVSGIFPLLQIYAGSFFAIPLIRWFLVRKRNADIEKRNQAREQVARSLELPDPSLKQKLLSARDMAQKTVIGKDRIVYSTDRDIIEQDVEAQEWDRRFREIDKSQ; encoded by the exons ATGGAAGCTGTTGATGTTTGTGGAGGGAGGGTTACGGTAGGGGATGTGGCTAGCAGGGCTGGACTTAACTTGAATCAAGCTCAAAAGGCTCTCCAGGCTGTTGCTGCTGATACCGATGGCTTTCTAGAG GTTTCAGATGAAGGTGATGTGCTTTACGTTTTTCCTAAAGATTACCGCTCAAAGCTTACAGCAAAGTCATTTAGGATGAAAGTTGAACCGTTGTTTGATAAGGCGAAG GCCACTGCTGAATATCTTATTAGGGTATCCTTTGGAACAGCACTAATTGCTTCAATAGTTATTGTTTATACGACTATAATCGCTCTCCTTTCAAGTAGAAG TGAAGAAGACCATCGTGGAAGACGTGGAGGCAGATCGTATGACTCAGGATTCACCTTTTACTTTAGTCCTACTGatctattttg GTACTGGGATCCATATTACTATAGGAGGCGACAAGTACAAATAGATGATGATGGAAAGATGAACTTCATTGAATCT GTCTTCTCATTTGTGTTTGGGGATGGTGATCCTAACCAAGGAATTGAAGAAGAGAGGTGGAAGTTG ATTGGACAATATATTTCATCCAATGGTGGTGTCGTCACAGCTGAAGAACTTGCACCATATCTTGATATACAGACTACTGAGCAAATTACA AATGATGAGTCATATATTTTACCAGTTCTTCTACGATTTGATGGTCAGCCAGAAATTGATGAAGAG GGAAATATTCTGTACCGATTTCCTACACTTCAGCGTACAGCTTCTTCTCAGAGAAGTAGGAGAAAGGAATATGTAGGCAGGAGATGGGCGGATTGGGTTGGGATTGAGAAGTTTTTCAGGGAGAAAAAATGGCAATTCAG TAAGACTGGTGCATCAGAGAAAGCAATGGTCATTGGATTGGGTGGGGCTAACCTGTTTGGAGTCATTATTCTGGGAGCCATGTTAAA GGATATTGCTGTTACACCAAGTGGATTAATTAAATTTGTTTCTGGCATATTTCCTCTACTTCAG ATATATGCTGGTTCTTTCTTTGCTATTCCTTTGATCCGCTGGTTCCTCGTTCGCAAGAGGAATGCTGATATAGAGAAAAGAAATCAAGCAAGGGAACAAGTTGCTCGATCGCTTGAACTTCCTGATCCTTCACTAAAACAGAAG CTTCTGAGTGCTCGGGATATGGCCCAAAAGACAGTGATAGGGAAGGACCGCATTGTCTATAGTACTGACAGGGACATAATTGAGCAAGATGTTGAGGCCCAAGAATGGGATAGGAGATTCCGAGAGATTGACAAGTCACAATGA
- the LOC131176738 gene encoding uncharacterized protein LOC131176738, producing the protein MSIEYHKRDLATILETVKWQLEDFERAVNSSAMQDKSRSKEDVISRHCQFIRAIREQINHVETSVDGPSMGDSMKNSEWINLNEQDRDGLALFLIGGNTSEHSNHHDMEDSSILRRFLDRTSSSSLKDDEIVEHSNLEFKNLKMNGDVHADHHSVKEKYLRKMDSPFPTRLSSDMQEISCNRQDDTGNWDLEANDATSKSVFREKKFRAFQGRMNFRFLNNLWAMSGSRVTKSYIKRLKDGEEQRQSTRYIDVSASAQGQCVGPRLGYRSSSLEGLFSRFRANLMVLVSSLGARYQIFPFHLPINRHTIQMIFTTIFALIFLGILVSRIA; encoded by the exons TTGGAAGATTTTGAAAGAGCTGTCAACTCATCAGCTATGCAAGACAAATCTCGATCTAAGGAAGATGTTATTTCTAGGCATTGTCAGTTCATTAGAGCCATTAGGGAACAAATAAATCACGTTGAGACAAGTGTGGATGGCCCATCTATGGGAGATTCCATGAAAAATTCTGAATggattaatttaaatgaacaagatAGAGATGGGTTAGCTTTATTTCTTATTGGAGGAAATACCTCTGAACATTCAAATCATCATGACATGGAAGATAGTAGCATTTTGAGAAGATTCCTTGATCGGACTTCATCATCTAGTttaaaagatgatgaaattgttgAGCACAGTAACTTAGAATTCaagaatttaaaaatgaacggagATGTACATGCAGACCATCACTCTGTAAAGGAAAAATACCTAAGAAAGATGGATTCTCCTTTCCCTACAAGATTAAGCTCAGATATGCAAGAGATCTCTTGTAACAGGCAAGACGATACTGGCAATTGGGACCTGGAAGCGAATGATGCCACATCTAAAAGTGTTTTCCGCGAAAAGAAATTTAGGGCGTTCCAGGGCAGAATGAACTTTAGATTCTTGAACAATCTGTGGGCTATGAGCGGGAGCAGGGTCACTAAGAGCTATATAAAGAGATTGAAAGATGGGGAAGAACAAAGGCAATCCACGAGATACATTGATGTTAGCGCTTCTGCACAG GGTCAATGTGTGGGACCAAGGTTAGGATATAGAAGTAGCAGCTTGGAAGGATTATTCTCTAGATTTCGAGCAAATCTAATGGTCCTGGTTAGCAGCCTGGGAGCAAGATATCAAATATTTCCCTTTCATCTTCCAATTAATCGACACACAATTCAAATGATATTCACGACAATCTTTGCACTCATATTTTTGG GTATACTGGTGTCCAGGATTGCTTGA